A region from the Nostoc sp. CENA543 genome encodes:
- a CDS encoding HNH endonuclease has product MVSEPTRKFVRQRAKYLCEYCHSPEYLSPDRFTIDHILPQSLGGSDELDNLALACHRCNERHYNFTVATDPETQEQVPLFHPRQQQWSDHFIWTKDGIKILGTTPTGRATHSRFDFNDERRDEPSIQVARRFWVEAGWHPPQSDPRLE; this is encoded by the coding sequence AGACAACGAGCTAAATATCTTTGCGAATACTGCCACTCTCCAGAATACTTAAGCCCAGACCGCTTTACCATTGACCATATTCTGCCACAGTCTTTGGGTGGCTCTGATGAACTGGATAATTTAGCTTTAGCTTGTCATCGCTGTAATGAGCGTCACTATAATTTTACAGTCGCTACTGATCCCGAAACCCAAGAACAAGTCCCGCTATTCCATCCCCGTCAGCAACAATGGTCTGACCATTTTATCTGGACAAAAGACGGCATAAAAATTTTAGGGACAACTCCCACAGGGAGAGCCACTCACTCTCGCTTTGACTTCAATGATGAGCGTCGAGATGAGCCTTCAATTCAAGTAGCTCGTCGTTTTTGGGTAGAAGCGGGTTGGCATCCCCCGCAATCAGATCCACGTCTTGAATAA
- a CDS encoding ParB/RepB/Spo0J family partition protein has protein sequence MSSKRNEPYAAIKKPVELLFGSSTAGTQPDSTANATNTVDINKIHLPPSQPRRYFDEHKLEELSRSIKELGIIEPLLVRPLPGGNYELVAGERRYRAATMAGLTEVPVVVRVMDDVTTHQVRLVENLQREDLNTLEETEGILELLALRLGISVDETIKLLQKMENEAKGKITRNVMGKSQTLLIEEVFTALGSMKWDSFVRNRLPLLNLPADVLEVLRLGKLEYTKARAIARVKDEEVRIELLQTAIDYNLSLTEIKQKVKEIEQESSSQLSSLTESTSLKERVDDTWRRFKQAKVWDDPKKKARIEKVLAQLEALMKDD, from the coding sequence GTGAGCAGCAAACGCAACGAACCCTACGCCGCCATTAAAAAACCTGTCGAACTGCTGTTTGGCAGCAGTACAGCTGGTACGCAGCCTGACAGTACAGCCAATGCTACCAACACTGTTGACATTAATAAAATCCATCTGCCTCCTTCACAACCCCGTCGCTACTTTGACGAACACAAGCTGGAAGAACTATCACGCTCAATCAAAGAACTGGGTATTATCGAACCCCTGTTGGTGCGACCACTTCCTGGTGGCAATTATGAATTAGTAGCCGGGGAACGACGCTACAGAGCAGCAACAATGGCAGGATTAACCGAAGTCCCGGTTGTTGTCAGGGTTATGGACGATGTGACTACACATCAAGTGCGCCTCGTTGAAAACCTCCAGCGTGAAGACCTTAACACCCTGGAAGAAACCGAAGGTATCCTGGAACTTTTAGCGTTGCGGTTAGGAATCAGCGTTGATGAAACCATCAAACTGCTGCAAAAAATGGAAAACGAAGCTAAAGGGAAAATTACCCGTAACGTTATGGGTAAATCTCAAACGTTGCTGATTGAGGAAGTATTTACAGCATTAGGGAGCATGAAGTGGGATTCGTTTGTTCGCAATCGCCTACCCCTGCTGAATCTTCCTGCTGATGTTTTAGAAGTATTGCGTTTAGGGAAACTTGAGTACACCAAGGCTAGGGCGATCGCACGGGTAAAAGATGAGGAAGTCAGAATTGAACTTTTGCAGACAGCAATTGACTATAACCTGTCACTGACTGAAATTAAACAGAAAGTCAAAGAAATTGAGCAAGAGTCCTCTTCACAGCTATCCTCGCTTACTGAGTCAACATCTCTAAAAGAACGTGTAGATGATACTTGGCGACGGTTCAAACAAGCTAAAGTGTGGGACGACCCCAAGAAAAAAGCACGAATAGAAAAGGTGCTGGCGCAATTGGAAGCTTTGATGAAAGATGATTGA